Sequence from the Argentina anserina chromosome 7, drPotAnse1.1, whole genome shotgun sequence genome:
ttaatccattcattgatttaatctaatttcgaTACCTTAGCGATGTCcgaatttaatgaaattttgtagagatgattttgaataacatatctaaatattgaattacttatgacgaaaatatttgaccgaaaagtgtgtcaaaattggaacttcactctgtaatttcagagtgaaacttcactctggacagagactgtatatatatcttcactctggaattacagagtgaagttctaattttgacacactttttggtcatttttttcaccataagcgattcaatatttaggtatgctattcaagatcatctctacaaaatttcatcaagtttgacaatggtttgagcttttaaaattgggatttacacgaacggttcacgttgaacagttttaattcattcattgatttaatctaatttcaataccttaacgatatcTGAatcagatgaaattttgtagatgatcttgaatatcatacctaaatattgaatcacttatggtgaaaaaatttcaccgaaaaatgtgtcaaaattgaaacttcactctgtaatttcagagtgaaacttcactctggatagggactatatatatatatatatatatatatatagcttcttAGCTATGTCAATTTCATTTGAATAAGAAAGACCCCCtcaaaaaattgaagaaagacgctttattttttgaattattaaattataatagTATCAAATACAGTGTAACAAGAGAATATCTTATATATGAGTAGTTAATCTCTTGAGTAGTTCTCAATAATCACAGACCAAACAAGAGAATATCTTATGGACGAACGACTTTGACGTCTGCACTGGAGGAGAGGCTGTGCAGACGATAATCTGAGATTCATCAGTTCCATTTTTCCGAGCTTTTCTGCATTCATCTTGAAACGTCTTGAACGCTTCTTCCACATATTTGTGAGCCTCTGAACAAGTCATGTTCTCCACCAGTTTGTGGGGATATGTATCTTTTATGTGATCCCCGTTTAGTGCCGCAGCCAATTGTACTAGTCCTTCTTGGAAGTCACTGATCTTTCCGTCGTCTTTTGATCCAGCCTCTCGTAGCTTGATTGGTTCAGGCAAGGTAACTGCAATAAGCAAATtaaaatgcatgcatgctGTCAATTAAACCACTTGGCTATCTAGCTAATGTGTATCTGATCGACCAATATTTATTGTGTGCTTCGAAGAGATTCAAAAATTAGGCATATGTTGATATGTATTTTAATTCCTACATATTTCTTATACACCCCACTATAAAACTAAAATTCAAGACATTGaccactatatatatatccgaTATATACAGCATGTCACAATATTTAAGTACTGTATAAgcatttgtatatatatgtccaatatctaaaatttgaAGATATCATATAGTAGTATGTGTTTAAATTAAGCCTTTAAGTTTAGGTATATATAGCACGTTCATACTGGCTGGTTTCTAGCTAGAAGCTAACGAAAGGCCATGACCGGCAGTAGATGAGAAACGAAAACTTTAAACTACGTATTGATATACATAGAGCCGTATGTAATGCAGTGAATACGACATGAAGTATCGATAAATGATGTAGACAAACATCAAAATCAAGTTTCAAATAGATGTTCACCTGGGCAATCAGTTCTTGGCGTCGTTCTGGTCAAAATAACGTCAAAGGTTCCTGCCCAAGCATCACGCTTTGTGAGGAACTCCTTTAGATTGAAAATCTTCTTGACAGTTGCTGCAATTGAGGAGTGCTCAAACTCTGATGAAGGATATGGCCCCGAAGGtccatgcaacactgcatcaTTATCAGTCAATCAAATTAGAGTTACTATGCATGGTGTCACATCGGCCATAGTAaagttaattagttaattaccACCAAACTTCTTATTGTAACTTAAACGTAACTTCTTATTGTAAGTTAATTGGATATAATTTTCTTATTGTGACTTAATGGGATATAATTACCTGTTCCACGCTCAATCCAAGGAGAAATTAGGAATGCCGGAACCCTAACACCAAGACGATCGAATTTAAAGTTGGAGGGAGCAGGACCGGCAATGTCATCAGGACTAGGAACATCTTTAACAGGCGTCGGAACATGATCGTAAAAACCGCCATGCTCGTCGTAAACAATCACGAACAACATTTCATTCCATTGAGGACTTGATCGCAGTGCTTCATATACTTTCTTTACAAATTTCTGACCCTCTGAGACGTCATGAGACGGGTGATCATCATTGGCAGGAAAGGACAGTATGTCGAAGAACGTTTGTTCCACAACCGTATAGTTCGGTAATTTTCCCTCCTCGCAATGCTTCTTAAAATGTAGATCGAACTGATGGAAATTATCGATGTGCTTCAACTTTCTTAGATTCCTGCAATGTTGGTTACAAATTTAAGAACTTGGTATAACTAATGGTTAAAAGTTTAAGTCTTTATCTTAGAGCGAATGAAGGGTTTTTACAAGAGACTATGTTATatacaaaattacaaattaaatataaaaaaaggaAACCAATCAACTGTATAAGAAGCATCTTAAGCGTTATGACGCCCGGCCAACCACTGATTGATATAGTCAATTGGGAGACAATTTGAAAAGTGTATAATTGtttcaggaaaaaaaaagtgtagtTGATTGAGGAATCAATATACGCTTCAGCAATATTATGTAGATTACTTCTGGAATCCACCTAATCAGATATATATTATGTGCTAGAAACAAAGTGTATTAAGATAAAAGAAAAGCTTCAGTGTGAAAATTAATTTCCTTAATGACCTCAATAACGTTTAGATGAGAGTGAGATGTCCATTTTCACATGTAATGTTTGACTAAGATGATTTATATCATTTGAAAGCTGACCCGATATTTGcattcaagaagaagaaaattaattataacaGCAATATCCACATCCAATCCGACAACTAGGGGATTAGGTGTACTTCAATCTAACTTACACCATATATAATACAGAGAACACGAGGAAGAGTATATATTCTTTTCTGTTCGTTGGAGCAGTTGAcggaaataaattaaatttatcgaccaattttattatgtcaatTTCATATCCATCAttctaaataaatatcaagtatattttataataatataGGTATAAATTTGTCAAGAAAAATTGCATTTGACATTTATTTAAAATGGTGAATATGGAACAGACATGATAATGGTGTGCGACAAATTTTCTTCCAGCAGTTAACTTACAAAAAACTTAAACATCTAATAATTAATCTAATATAAGAAGTAATTAATTCCAGGAGTAATAGCTAGCTAGTGTATGCCTTCAATATTCCGATCAAAAGAAATGGATGAATGAATTATGGATTCGACTATGGTGCAGCGCTGAATACCATACATACTGAATCAGATGGTGAATAAAGGGTGTCTTAAAATACACGTGGAGTGTGTGAAGTGTATGTACGGTAGATTAGGGGCGATGTACACATGCACCGCTGCACTATAGAATTTTCCAATGAATTATAACCTATGTATGAATAATATGATTAGGTCATTACTCATTACCTGTACAGAAGTGTTGCAGGAGGGGTCTGATAGTAAATTCCAAATGAGTGGCCGGTTTCCTCCATGGCCTCAAATATGGTCTTCTGCGGCAGCCCTTCAATCAGCAATTTCGTATCATTCCCGGAAAGTCCATGCGAGGTCGCCGAGTGCACGTACTGCCGGTTCGGCTGAGTGTCCGCCGGCACAGAAGCAAACCACCTGTCACACACTGCAAACTCAGTCACCAGCTCCTTATACACCGGAATGTTCTCCGGCTTGAACCCGTTCATCACCGTCTCGGCCAGCCCCGCCTGCTTTCTCTCGGCGTTTTGAGCGAACCCCTCCATTGTTGGAGTGAGATTCTTTGACGCTGAGGCCTCCGACCATGGTTCCCCGAAGACTTGCTCGTAGACATCTTCGATGGAGTGGCCCGGGTCAGGGTCGACGTAGGCAGAGTTGTCGCCGAACAAGACACTTTTGGAGTTGGGGTCGGAGGTGGAAATGAGGTTGGACTCGGCTCCGGTGACGCCATCGATCTCTGGGTTTAGGGACTTCATCCACCCAACCATGTGGTCGAAGGAACGGTTCTCTTGGACCAGAACCACCACAGTTTTGATGGGGCAGTTGCTTGTAGCAGATGTGTTCGACTCTGAAACCATTTTTGGTGTTGGTGGTGGTAATGGTGGAGCTTGGTTTTGTGGTATTTGGGAAAGGTTATGGAAGATTTCTTTAGTCCACGTTTTGTATATGATAAATGGTGTTTATATAGACAcacagatgatgatgatgatgaccaGGAAAGTTTGGTTGGACCTGTGGACAAATACTTTCACCATGCGTTCATGCATCCAACTAGCTACCCCATAATTATATAGTAACACTTCTCGCTATATGTAGAATTAATTTACTGAAGACCACAATGGTTACAGTGTAGGAGTCGATCGATCGATGCAATGGAAAAGTGCAGCGTAAGAATAGTTAACGTACCTCATGTCGAAATTCAACATGATTTGTCGAAAGTTCAACTAATCTTTGATCATACTCTAAGTCGATCTCCGATCAAAGAATAGTTATAAAATATTCGCATTGGATTACCTATACTAAGAAGAATACttattgaaagttgaaacacaTCAACAAGTACGGTGGATCGATGCATAGGTAAATGCATTGGCGTAAACAAATCCAATTGGGACATGTATAATGTATGTATGCAAGTGATGATCAACAAAGTAATTAAGCAAAGCCTCTAAATTTTTTAATTGACAAATTTTGCCACATGTTTGTGCCCCcaactaaataaataaagagtatttttcaccaacagtccctcaattatggtgtacctaccaatgtgatacctcaactcttaatcgtaccaatatgatacccagactctagtattgctatcattgaagtacttccgtcagttttttttttcaacttctccgtcatcttggtgacgtggcaagtacgtgaggcccacaaagagggttaaaagacaaaatcaaccccatctgagagaaacaatatttttccggccctttaccttgagaaagacacccaacaattctaattttggcgccaattttccctccatactccttaatttgtgtctcttatctaaactaaagaactaccgccaaccagtcgaccacaatctgataaaacctagatcaatctcattttctatttttatcatagcacttgttaaactaacagaataaatatagaattttatatggaacatctcatttccacaatctcataagaatatagaaacacataacttaacgaaattcaactacatgtttaagtaccattagttcttacaagcaaaaatcatggcagatcaacataaaaggtggcaactaatggtacttaacacatgtatttgaatttcgttaagttatgtgtttctatatttttatgagattgtggaaatgagatgttccatataaatttctatatttattctgttagtttaacaagtgctagggtaaaaatagaaaatgagattgatctaggttttatcagattgtggttgactggttggcggtagttctttagtttagataagagacacaaattaaggagtaaggagggaaaattggcgccaaaattggaattgttgggtgtctttctcaaggtaaagggccggaaaaatattgtttctttcagatggggttaattttgtcttttaaccctctttgtgggcctcacgtacttgccacgtcaccaagatgacggagaagttgaaaaaaaactgacggaagtacttcaatgatagcaatactagagtctgggtatcacattggtacgattaagagttgaggtatcacattggtaggtacaccataATTGAGgaactgttggtgaaaaatactcataaataaataaattaagtaTGATAAAAAATTACTTAGTAGTATTAGACcacatttgaattaactaaaaactcaatttttatacttcttatacaaattaggacATAAGAGCCCAAAgaataagtaaaacaaaatttttctctactcattttttagtttttttttcggccAAACCACCGGTAATTTGGAtgtgagccaatatataaagttgttccttatgtcatgagctttcatttaagtaccatattgcatatgttttgagaaattttgaaattttgaattttgctcaacaaaaaccacaatagcagttagtttcttaatcgacagtagcaactagatttatagtcgacagtagcagttaccttacaagtcgacagtagcagttagattcatagtcgacagtagcgtGTACCTTCCAAGTCAACAGTAGAAGATGTCTTCCAAGTCAACAGTAGTAGCTAATTTTTAACTCGAcaatagcagttagtttttacaGTCAACAATAGTAGTTAGGttttataatcgacagtagcatatAACATCTTCATTGATAGTAGAAAACATTATATGTCAAATAggggtaaaaaagtaaaatattttatgacatgtgacaacttgccatcattttgtccttatttgtaaatttttgtcattatttgctttatcaaattaagtaattagttatttgtaaactaaattgttgTCTGTTATTTTCAAGTAGTTTGTTATAAGTATGATCTgttgtattaaaaaaaaatattgtatgGTACATACGGAGGATAAGTCATTGCCTGTAACAAATAAAAGCATACGCTATGCGTGTAAATGATATCCCATATTTAAATCTGCACTGCACGTTTGTACGTAGTGATATGAGTTAATTTTGATAGGAAAATGTTTTAGCCCTATAATATGGCGCTTAATCCGGCGGCGCAATCTTATGTGACCTGCTAAGTCACCTTACATTTTTAGCAATTACAATATtcacaaaatgtcatttttgaatgaaaagataatttTATCCATGTTAATCCAACGGTTCtgattattattaaaaaaaattgtagttaTTTTTtacatcatttattttttcaaaatacttttaaaatgtaataaaaatataacatATACAAAGTATGTTTtaaatatagatatatatatatatatatatatatatatgtaagtgtatGTGTGCGCGCGGgcgatatatgtatatatatatatatatatgcgtgTATGTGGTGCTATATGatatttgtattaattaattataggtattaattaatcgtaaatacaaattaatttaataaGAAAGTCATGAATCTTAACATATTTGTCACTAGAAAGATTACCATCgacataattgtattaaatatggtattaattaagatgtgtatactctaggaaaaataacatttgttaccTTATAAATCTCCTTAAATCGATTATACCCTAACAAAAGAATATTtactttcataaaaaaaaaccaaaagaatcatactaaaagttttcatctaaatataaatgttgtacttagaaatttaaaaataaatatattttgtgtatatatatatatattttttttgaaaatatattttgtgcatatatatatttcgcgCATGCACACACATATTTTAAGCATATTTTcctaaatttcaatttttaaattgtattttaaaagcattattgtgatgaaaaataagaaatgataaaaagaacaaaaaatatttttataataatttaaaactATTGGATTAACAAagatatgattgtcttttcattctaaatgacatttttatataattctaatttttGATGTGGCAATATGACATGGCATGCCACGTAGGATTGCGGCCCTAAATTTGGTGTTATATTATGGCGCCCTAGCACTTCTCATTTTGATATACCTTAATTCAGCAATTCCGAATTCAAAATTCGGAATTTGGAACACTTACATCAGTTATTTTCCGACTTCCCATTGTCCCTATTCTAATTACCTAGCTATATATGTTGTGGTCGCTCAAACTCATTACATTTCCTGCTGATATAAGCGTACGTTGGGAATTAACTAAATGTTGTGGGAAGCCGTCAGAAGCTAAATGTTGCATTTCCCGGTAGGAACCTAATGCTTGTAACTCATTTTTTGTGGTTCAGCTATCAATGAAATCATCCGATCAGAAAACTTCTCGACATGATATTGAAGACATCGATCCGGTGCTCGTCGCATCTACGTACTGATGATAGGGCCGGAAATGTTTTAGCTGAATTAGTCAAGTGAGAAATAGAAACTTCTAAATTAGTTTCTTCATCCAAAGGCTGGCAGCTAATTCTAATCAATTTGGACGTACTGCCCAAAGGTGATCGATATACTAGCCCGTACATtagtataatttatataagatAAATTGACCTATTTATAATTGGCAAATAAATAGTAACTTTTTAAATAATGTGTGATGGCAAATGATGCCATTGTACACTTTATTCTAttatcaaattattaaatttcataatAAATAGTGTAAAAGCATATACCCTAAtccaagcaattcaacccGAAACATGCATGCACGATTGCACGTTAACGGCGTGAGTAGTTCTCAATTATCGCAGACCAAACAAGAGAACATCTTATGGACAAACGACTTTGACGTCTGCAGTGGAGGAGACGTTGCGCAGACGATAATCTGAGATTCATCAGTTCCATTTTTCCGAGCTTTTCTGCATTCATCTTGAAACTTTTTAAACGCTTCTTCCACATAGTCGTGTGCCTCCGAACAAGTCATGTTCTCCACCAGTTTGTGGGGATATGTATCTTTTCTGTGATCCCCGTTTAGTGCTGCAGCTAGTTGCACTAGTTCTTCTTGGAAATCACTAATCTTTGCCTCGTCTATAGTTCCAGTCTCTCGTAGTTTCACTGGTTCAGGTAATATAACTACAATGCAAGCGAATTAAAATGCATGCGTCAATTAAACCACATGCCAACCTAGCTTAAATGTTAGCTAgtaaattcaaatttgaagATATCATATTGGTATAGTACGTAGTGTTAAATCAGCTGATCGACTGGTTAATTTGTAGGAGCTAAGTACATATAAAAGGCCACGAAAAATGGATTCTGGATGGGAAGATAACCCCTACTGCTCTATCCAGCAATAataatgcatgcatatatggaATATAACGTGAAGTATTGACAAGTGATGTACGTATCTGACATTAAAATTCAGCAAGCatcaaaattaattttgaaaTAAATGTCCACCATACCTGGGCAATCAGTTCTTGGAGTTGTTCTAGTCAATAAAACATCAAAGGTTCCCGCCCAAGCATCACGCTTTGTGAGGAACTCTTTTAGATTGAAAATCTTCTTAACGGTTGCTGCAATTGAGGAGTGCTCAAACTCTGATGAAGGATATGGCCCCGCAGGcccatgcaacactgcatttTCGTTATCAATGGATCAGAACAAAGTTGCTATATATGCAAACCACTAGCAGTTAATGTGACACCGTGATGAGTTACGACGTAGCATCTTAGTTTTCACTTGAGAGTTACCTGTTCCACGCTCAATCCAGGGAGAAATGAGAAATGCCGGAACCCGAACACCAAGACGATCAAATTTAAAGTTGTAGGGAGCAGGACCGGCTATGTCATCAGGACTAGGAACATCTTTAACAGGCGTCGGAACATGATCGTAGAAACCGCCATGCTCGTCGTATACAATCACGAACAGCATTTCATTCCATTGAGGACTTGATCGCAGTGCTTCATACACTTTCTTTACAAATTTCTGACCCTCTGAGACGTCATGAGATGGGTGATCATCATTGGCAGGAAAGGACAGTATGTCGAAGAATCTTTGTTCCACAACCGTATAGTTCGGTAATTTTCCCTCCTCGCAATGCTTCTTGAAATGTAGATCAAACTGATGAAAGTTATCGATGTACTTCAACTTTCTTAGATTCCTGCAATATTACAATCTTAAGAAGTCGATCGGTATGATTCATCATTCATGGTGTAGTCTGCTTCTAGTAAGTCTTTATCTTAGAGCGAAATGATAAGTTTCTTTTCTGAAATAGattttatatattatacaaatgaaaaaggaaaagtaAACCAAATCAACTGTACAAGAAGCTAGCATCATCATTAAGCATTATGACTTTAACAATGGACACCCGTCATTCTTCTTTGGGGGGACAAGAAATCTAGAGTAGTTGAAGACTAAGCTTCAGCATTATGTTAATTATTACTCCTGGTTCCACTTATgcactaaaaaaacaaaatatattaaGATAAAGTGAAAATTAATTTTGTCACATGGTCTGCGTTGGAATCGTTTAGGTGAGATGTCCCTTTTCCACATGGTAATGTTCAACAAATAAGATTCCTATTATTAGAAAGTTGACCCGTAATGTCTCCAAGAATAAAATTATGGATATACATCCAAATATCGAATCCTACAACTAGGGGCGGGGCGGCTCATTGATTACAATTTCAGATCACCTAATCTAACCAACATCAGGACAAAAAAAACCTCCCATCATTTCAGAAGTATTACTGCTTTTGTTCGCAAAAATACTTTTTACATATATAGAACATATGGTTGAAAAATTCTATTATGTAGTGATGCATACTATGTAGACTGTTTTTATGTGTGTatgtaaaaaaaagtcaataaaaaaattaacctCAAGATGTCATGAGAACCACAAGATTTTAAAAGTTTAAATTTAAACGGTGATAATTATGTGCTGTATGGTGTGCATCGCTGGACAAATCTCATATTGTTTAGCACAAAACATCTCAATATGCAAGTTAGTTGAAATGATCATATacgtatattatatatatataccaccTCCCTAGAGTGCTTGACATATGCATCAACATATGCATTCATGCATGCAACTCATGGTTAAAACCTAAAGTACGTACACAAAACTTTGAGCTATCTACTCAATAATGTTTCTGTTCCTTAGAACAGTTGACGCACCAAAAATTTAATACAAGGAGTAATAGTGCATGCCTTCAGTATTACGATCAAAGAACCAATTGAAAGAT
This genomic interval carries:
- the LOC126802256 gene encoding non-specific phospholipase C4-like; this encodes MVSESNTSATSNCPIKTVVVLVQENRSFDHMVGWMKSLNPEIDGVTGAESNLISTSDPNSKSVLFGDNSAYVDPDPGHSIEDVYEQVFGEPWSEASASKNLTPTMEGFAQNAERKQAGLAETVMNGFKPENIPVYKELVTEFAVCDRWFASVPADTQPNRQYVHSATSHGLSGNDTKLLIEGLPQKTIFEAMEETGHSFGIYYQTPPATLLYRNLRKLKHIDNFHQFDLHFKKHCEEGKLPNYTVVEQTFFDILSFPANDDHPSHDVSEGQKFVKKVYEALRSSPQWNEMLFVIVYDEHGGFYDHVPTPVKDVPSPDDIAGPAPSNFKFDRLGVRVPAFLISPWIERGTVLHGPSGPYPSSEFEHSSIAATVKKIFNLKEFLTKRDAWAGTFDVILTRTTPRTDCPVTLPEPIKLREAGSKDDGKISDFQEGLVQLAAALNGDHIKDTYPHKLVENMTCSEAHKYVEEAFKTFQDECRKARKNGTDESQIIVCTASPPVQTSKSFVHKIFSCLVCDY
- the LOC126802217 gene encoding non-specific phospholipase C4-like, with the protein product MVSESSTTATSNCPIKTVVVLVQENRSFDHMLGWMKSLNPEIDGVTGAESNLNSTSDPNSKRLLFGDNSAYVDPDPGHSIQDVYEQVFGEPWSEASASKNVTPTMEGFAQNAERKQAGLAETVMNGFKPENIPVYKELVNEFAVCDRWFSSVPASTQPNRQYVHSATSHGLSSNDTKLLIEGLPQKTIFESMEEAGHSFGIYYQTPPATLLYRNLRKLKYIDNFHQFDLHFKKHCEEGKLPNYTVVEQRFFDILSFPANDDHPSHDVSEGQKFVKKVYEALRSSPQWNEMLFVIVYDEHGGFYDHVPTPVKDVPSPDDIAGPAPYNFKFDRLGVRVPAFLISPWIERGTVLHGPAGPYPSSEFEHSSIAATVKKIFNLKEFLTKRDAWAGTFDVLLTRTTPRTDCPVILPEPVKLRETGTIDEAKISDFQEELVQLAAALNGDHRKDTYPHKLVENMTCSEAHDYVEEAFKKFQDECRKARKNGTDESQIIVCATSPPLQTSKSFVHKMFSCLVCDN